A window of the Sphingobium sp. CAP-1 genome harbors these coding sequences:
- a CDS encoding NUDIX domain-containing protein, with amino-acid sequence MTDDKDIGRPAATLVIVRDRPAGPPQLLMVERASTMAFAAGALVFPGGAVDAADHALAARVDHGLDPDEAAARIAAIRETIEEAGLGIGLAGGVDAATVLRLRDGLHDGKSLGDLLDRHGLGLALDALTPFARWHPAPFEQARRIFDTRFYLARAPEGQVASVDTTENVRLLWSGAAETIACCDAGKGQIIFPTRRNLERLAQYASHAELVAHAAAFPVETIRPWREERGGEAHLCIPDHLGYPVTSEPLDRVRRA; translated from the coding sequence ATGACGGATGACAAAGATATTGGCCGCCCCGCCGCGACGCTGGTGATCGTGCGTGACCGGCCTGCCGGCCCGCCCCAGTTGCTGATGGTGGAACGGGCGTCGACCATGGCCTTCGCCGCGGGTGCGCTGGTCTTTCCCGGCGGCGCGGTGGATGCGGCCGATCATGCGCTGGCGGCGCGGGTCGACCATGGGCTGGACCCGGACGAAGCGGCGGCGCGGATCGCCGCCATTCGCGAAACGATCGAGGAAGCGGGACTGGGGATCGGCCTTGCCGGCGGGGTGGATGCGGCGACGGTGCTGCGATTGCGTGACGGGTTGCATGACGGCAAATCCCTGGGCGACCTGCTGGATCGCCACGGCCTGGGTCTGGCGCTCGATGCGTTGACGCCCTTCGCCCGCTGGCATCCCGCGCCGTTCGAGCAGGCGCGGCGGATATTCGATACGCGCTTCTATCTGGCCCGCGCGCCCGAAGGGCAGGTGGCGAGCGTCGACACGACCGAAAATGTCCGGTTGCTGTGGAGCGGCGCGGCGGAAACGATCGCGTGCTGCGATGCGGGCAAGGGGCAGATCATCTTTCCCACCCGTCGCAATCTGGAGCGGCTGGCGCAATATGCGTCCCATGCCGAACTGGTCGCCCATGCCGCCGCTTTCCCGGTCGAAACGATCCGCCCCTGGCGCGAGGAACGGGGCGGGGAGGCGCATCTGTGCATCCCCGATCATCTGGGCTACCCGGTCACGTCGGAACCGCTGGACCGGGTCAGGCGGGCCTGA
- the trpE gene encoding anthranilate synthase component I: MDGVTFARAALARGESALVWRRQIADTDTPISAALKLFEADRGDYLLESVEGGAVRGRYSLIGLAPDLVFRANGQSAEINRNWATDRDAFVTEKAGALDALRALVAECRAEMDGALPPALACLVGYFGYETVGLVEKLPRPAPNPIGVPDMLFVRPTVILIFDRLADQLYIVSPVWKGSFADADKAIESALERIDAAAARLAAPLPALPAPADIADVEVTPVLAPGRYAQMVDAAKDYIVAGDIFQVVLAQRFTSPFTLPPIALYRALRRINPSPFLYYLDLPGFALIGSSPEILVRARNGEVTIRPIAGTRPRGKNAVEDAANRESLLTDPKERAEHLMLLDLGRNDVGRVASAGSVTVTESYTVEFYSHVMHIVSNVVGRLADDKDAIDALFAGFPAGTVSGAPKVRACEIIAELEPETRGAYAGGVGYFGPDGNMDSCIVLRTAVLKDGVMHVQAGAGIVADSNADYEQRECEAKSGALLAAAREAVSVAREGGFGQ, translated from the coding sequence ATGGACGGCGTGACCTTTGCGCGCGCGGCATTGGCGCGGGGCGAATCGGCACTGGTATGGCGGCGGCAGATCGCCGACACCGACACGCCGATTTCAGCGGCGCTCAAGCTGTTCGAGGCGGATCGCGGCGACTATCTGCTCGAATCGGTGGAGGGTGGCGCGGTGCGCGGCCGCTACAGCCTGATCGGCCTTGCGCCCGACCTCGTGTTCCGGGCGAACGGCCAGAGCGCCGAGATCAACCGCAACTGGGCGACCGATCGCGACGCCTTCGTGACCGAAAAGGCTGGCGCGCTCGATGCGCTGCGCGCGCTGGTGGCCGAATGCCGGGCGGAAATGGACGGCGCGCTGCCGCCCGCGCTCGCCTGCCTCGTCGGCTATTTCGGCTATGAAACGGTCGGGCTGGTCGAAAAACTGCCCCGCCCCGCCCCCAATCCGATCGGCGTGCCCGACATGCTGTTCGTGCGCCCGACCGTCATCCTGATCTTCGACCGGCTGGCCGACCAGCTCTATATCGTTTCGCCGGTGTGGAAAGGCAGCTTTGCCGACGCCGATAAGGCGATCGAGTCCGCGCTGGAGCGGATCGACGCTGCCGCCGCGCGCCTTGCCGCCCCGCTGCCCGCCCTGCCCGCGCCCGCCGATATCGCCGATGTCGAAGTGACGCCGGTACTGGCGCCGGGCCGCTATGCGCAGATGGTGGACGCCGCGAAGGACTATATCGTCGCGGGCGACATTTTTCAGGTGGTGCTGGCGCAGCGTTTCACCAGCCCCTTCACCCTGCCGCCGATCGCCCTCTATCGCGCGCTGCGGCGGATCAATCCGTCGCCCTTCCTCTATTATCTCGACCTGCCCGGCTTCGCGCTGATCGGATCGTCGCCCGAAATCCTGGTGCGCGCCCGCAATGGCGAAGTCACGATCCGGCCGATCGCCGGCACGCGGCCGCGGGGCAAGAACGCGGTCGAGGATGCCGCCAACCGCGAAAGCCTGCTCACCGATCCCAAGGAACGGGCCGAGCATCTGATGCTGCTGGACCTGGGCCGCAACGATGTCGGCCGCGTCGCATCCGCCGGATCGGTGACGGTGACGGAGAGCTATACCGTCGAATTTTACAGCCATGTCATGCACATCGTATCGAACGTGGTCGGGCGACTGGCCGATGACAAGGATGCGATCGACGCGCTGTTCGCGGGTTTCCCGGCCGGCACGGTGTCGGGCGCACCCAAGGTTCGCGCCTGCGAGATCATCGCCGAACTGGAGCCGGAAACGCGCGGCGCCTATGCCGGCGGGGTCGGCTATTTCGGACCGGACGGCAATATGGACAGTTGCATCGTGCTGCGCACCGCCGTCCTCAAGGACGGGGTGATGCATGTGCAGGCGGGCGCCGGCATCGTCGCGGACTCCAACGCCGACTATGAGCAGCGGGAATGCGAAGCCAAGAGCGGCGCCCTGCTGGCGGCCGCGCGCGAGGCGGTGAGCGTGGCGCGCGAAGGCGGCTTCGGGCAGTAA
- a CDS encoding CTP synthase translates to MARYIFITGGVVSSLGKGLMAASLAALLQARGFRVRIRKFDPYLNVDPGTMSPYQHGEVYVTDDGAETDLDLGHYERFTGVSARQSDNVTQGRVYQTIIQRERRGDYLGATVQVIPHVTDEIKAFALADTDDLDFVLCEIGGTVGDIESLPFMEAIRQLHNDLDRGQSIFVHVTLVPYIAAAGELKTKPTQHSVRELTSLGIQPDILLCRCEHPLPESERKKIALFCNVRPEAVIPALDASSIYAVPQQYHAEGLDKEVLRAFGISDAPAPTMARWDDIMDRQLNPEGEVTIGVVGKYVGLLDAYKSLHEALHHGGLANRVKVNIKWIDAELFEKGEDLVASLEPMHGILVPGGFGVRGSEGKIASVKFARERDVPFFGICLGMQMACIEGARNTAGIAEASTTEFGETSEPVVGLITEWMSKEGLQQRTADTDLGGTMRLGAYPAKLDGNSVVAGVYGATEISERHRHRYEVNAGYREPLEKGGLIFSGMSPDGTLPEIVERPDHPWFVGVQFHPELKSKPFDPHPLFASFIEAAVRQSRLV, encoded by the coding sequence ATGGCGCGGTATATTTTCATCACCGGCGGCGTGGTCTCCTCGCTTGGCAAGGGTCTTATGGCCGCTTCGCTTGCAGCTCTGTTGCAGGCGCGAGGTTTCCGTGTGCGCATTCGGAAATTCGATCCCTATCTCAACGTCGATCCGGGCACGATGAGTCCGTATCAGCATGGAGAAGTTTATGTGACCGATGACGGGGCGGAAACCGACCTCGACCTTGGCCATTATGAGCGTTTCACCGGGGTTTCCGCGCGGCAATCGGACAATGTGACGCAGGGCCGCGTCTATCAGACGATCATCCAGCGCGAACGGCGGGGCGACTATCTGGGTGCGACGGTGCAGGTCATCCCGCACGTCACCGACGAGATCAAGGCGTTCGCCCTGGCGGATACCGACGATCTCGATTTCGTGCTGTGCGAAATTGGCGGCACGGTGGGCGACATCGAATCGCTGCCCTTCATGGAAGCGATTCGCCAGTTGCATAATGATCTGGATCGCGGCCAGTCGATCTTCGTCCATGTGACGCTGGTGCCCTATATCGCGGCGGCCGGCGAACTAAAGACCAAGCCGACCCAGCATAGCGTGCGTGAACTGACCTCGCTCGGTATCCAGCCCGACATTCTCCTGTGCCGCTGCGAACATCCGTTGCCCGAAAGCGAGCGCAAGAAGATCGCGCTGTTCTGCAACGTCCGTCCCGAAGCGGTCATTCCCGCGCTCGACGCCAGCAGCATCTACGCCGTGCCCCAGCAATATCATGCCGAGGGTCTGGACAAGGAAGTGCTGCGCGCCTTCGGCATCAGCGATGCGCCCGCGCCCACCATGGCGCGCTGGGACGACATCATGGATCGCCAGCTCAACCCGGAGGGTGAAGTCACGATCGGTGTGGTCGGCAAATATGTCGGCCTGCTCGACGCCTATAAATCGCTGCACGAAGCGCTGCACCATGGCGGCCTTGCCAATCGGGTGAAGGTCAACATCAAGTGGATCGACGCCGAACTGTTCGAAAAGGGCGAGGATCTGGTCGCCAGCCTCGAACCGATGCACGGCATCCTCGTTCCCGGCGGTTTTGGCGTGCGCGGGTCGGAGGGCAAGATCGCCTCGGTCAAATTCGCGCGTGAACGCGATGTGCCCTTCTTCGGCATCTGCCTGGGGATGCAGATGGCCTGTATCGAAGGCGCGCGGAACACGGCGGGCATTGCCGAAGCGTCGACCACCGAGTTCGGCGAAACGAGCGAGCCGGTCGTCGGCCTCATCACCGAATGGATGAGCAAGGAAGGCCTGCAACAGCGCACCGCCGACACCGATTTGGGCGGCACGATGCGGCTGGGCGCCTATCCCGCGAAGCTTGACGGCAACAGCGTCGTCGCGGGCGTCTATGGCGCGACCGAGATCAGCGAACGGCACCGCCATCGCTATGAGGTCAATGCCGGCTATCGCGAACCGCTGGAAAAGGGCGGCCTGATCTTCTCCGGCATGTCGCCGGACGGCACGCTGCCCGAAATCGTCGAGCGGCCCGACCATCCCTGGTTCGTGGGCGTGCAGTTCCACCCGGAACTCAAGTCCAAACCCTTCGATCCGCACCCGCTGTTCGCCAGCTTCATCGAAGCGGCGGTCAGGCAGAGCCGGCTGGTATAA
- the ntrB gene encoding nitrate ABC transporter permease gives MVSPSPSSSQKGPSAKAGGSATELGVIVPYPEEAIARRSFEPVAAPVHPLLRKARAAAASILPTLVMVVALLGIWQLLCSSPDASFPSPTKVWSESHEVIVHPFKGVDIGLTHFSIEESGDVGIAGHILTSLSRVLVGYGLAAVVGVGLGILIGQSVFAFRALDPLFQVLRTVPPLAWLPISLAIFQQAQPSAIFLIFITAIWPVILNTAAGVQTIPAAYRNVAKVLALNPIEYFTRIMLPATVPHMFTGLRIGVGMSWLAIVAAEMVQGGTGVGFFIWDSYNSSLLTDTIVALIWIGLTGFTLDRIVAFAGRIIGRTA, from the coding sequence ATGGTGTCTCCATCGCCCAGCAGCAGCCAGAAGGGACCGTCGGCCAAGGCCGGCGGTTCCGCCACCGAATTGGGGGTGATCGTGCCCTATCCTGAAGAAGCGATTGCGCGCCGCAGCTTCGAACCCGTGGCCGCGCCGGTCCATCCGCTGCTGCGCAAGGCGCGCGCCGCCGCCGCCAGCATCCTGCCGACGCTGGTGATGGTCGTGGCGCTGCTGGGCATATGGCAATTGCTGTGCAGTTCGCCCGACGCCTCCTTCCCCAGCCCGACCAAGGTATGGAGCGAAAGCCATGAGGTGATCGTCCATCCGTTCAAGGGCGTGGATATCGGCCTCACCCATTTCAGCATCGAGGAATCGGGCGATGTCGGCATTGCCGGCCATATCCTGACCAGCCTCAGCCGGGTGCTGGTCGGCTATGGTCTGGCCGCCGTCGTCGGCGTCGGACTGGGCATCCTCATCGGCCAGAGCGTCTTTGCCTTCCGCGCGCTCGATCCGCTGTTTCAGGTGCTGCGCACCGTGCCCCCGCTCGCCTGGCTGCCGATCAGCCTCGCCATCTTCCAGCAGGCGCAGCCATCCGCCATCTTCCTGATCTTCATCACCGCCATCTGGCCGGTGATCCTGAACACCGCGGCGGGGGTGCAGACCATTCCGGCGGCCTATCGCAACGTCGCCAAGGTGCTGGCGCTCAACCCGATCGAATATTTCACCCGCATCATGCTGCCCGCCACGGTGCCGCACATGTTCACCGGCCTGCGCATCGGCGTCGGCATGAGCTGGCTGGCCATCGTCGCCGCCGAAATGGTGCAGGGCGGCACCGGCGTCGGCTTCTTCATCTGGGACAGCTATAACAGTTCGCTGCTGACCGACACGATCGTTGCGCTGATCTGGATCGGCCTGACCGGCTTCACCCTCGACCGCATCGTCGCCTTTGCCGGCCGCATCATCGGCCGCACGGCCTGA
- the secG gene encoding preprotein translocase subunit SecG: MFTFLLVVQAIVAALLVTVILMQKSEGGGLGVGGSPSGFMSARGAADFLTRSTTILASIFVLLSIVMAVIASVRHAPSTIDTSLVKQAPATQGAPATPNADPLAGAAGNAASAPASNGAAPLAN, from the coding sequence ATGTTTACCTTCCTTCTCGTCGTGCAGGCGATCGTCGCCGCCCTGCTGGTCACCGTCATCCTGATGCAGAAGTCGGAAGGCGGCGGTCTGGGCGTGGGCGGCAGCCCGTCGGGCTTCATGTCGGCGCGCGGCGCGGCGGATTTCCTGACCCGGTCGACCACGATCCTCGCCAGCATCTTTGTATTGCTGTCGATCGTCATGGCGGTGATCGCGTCGGTGCGCCATGCCCCCAGCACCATCGACACGTCGCTGGTGAAGCAGGCGCCGGCGACGCAGGGCGCCCCGGCGACGCCGAATGCCGATCCGCTGGCCGGCGCGGCCGGCAATGCGGCCTCGGCACCGGCCTCCAATGGCGCGGCTCCGCTCGCCAACTAA
- the tpiA gene encoding triose-phosphate isomerase, whose product MGRRKLVVGNWKMNGMREHLGEVEAIGRVAAAHPAVEVGLCLPATLIMAGSERRGAAFIGAQNCHMDMSGAYTGSLSAEMLAEAGATWVITGHSERREARGETNADIAAKSAAAHEAGINVILCVGETLAVRDAGRAEQVVADQLLASLPEGAAADWLAVAYEPIWAIGTGRIPTMEAVASMHAALRAALASRIGAEADKVRILYGGSMNGDNAADLLSIADVDGGLVGGASLSAKKFAPIIEAADQRMAAAA is encoded by the coding sequence ATGGGCAGGCGCAAGCTGGTTGTCGGCAATTGGAAAATGAACGGGATGCGCGAGCATCTGGGCGAAGTGGAGGCGATCGGCCGCGTGGCGGCGGCGCATCCGGCGGTGGAGGTGGGTCTGTGTCTGCCCGCCACCCTCATCATGGCGGGGTCGGAACGGCGCGGGGCGGCGTTCATCGGCGCACAAAATTGCCATATGGACATGAGCGGCGCCTATACCGGATCGCTGTCGGCGGAGATGCTGGCGGAAGCCGGCGCCACCTGGGTCATCACCGGCCATAGCGAACGGCGTGAGGCGCGCGGCGAAACCAATGCCGACATCGCCGCCAAGTCCGCCGCCGCGCATGAAGCGGGGATCAACGTCATCCTGTGCGTCGGCGAAACGCTGGCCGTTCGCGATGCCGGCCGGGCCGAACAGGTCGTCGCCGACCAGTTGCTGGCTTCCCTGCCCGAAGGTGCGGCGGCCGACTGGCTGGCGGTCGCCTATGAACCCATCTGGGCGATCGGCACCGGCCGCATCCCGACGATGGAGGCAGTCGCCTCCATGCACGCTGCGTTGCGCGCTGCGCTTGCCAGCCGGATCGGAGCCGAAGCGGACAAGGTACGAATCCTCTATGGCGGATCGATGAACGGCGACAATGCGGCGGACCTCCTGTCCATCGCCGATGTCGATGGCGGGCTGGTCGGCGGCGCGAGCCTCAGCGCGAAGAAGTTCGCCCCGATCATCGAGGCGGCGGACCAGCGCATGGCGGCCGCGGCCTGA
- a CDS encoding CmpA/NrtA family ABC transporter substrate-binding protein has protein sequence MAEGDNSNGVNRRGLLKTSGTAALFAAVQQAFPSGAFAAGAGPEVKGAKLGFIALTDAAPLIIAKEMGFFAKHGMPDVEVLKQASWGATRDNLVLGAAGGGIDGAHILTPMPYLLTLGVIGKATPMNILARLNVNGQGISVSKEYLGAKADLNAAKMKGVIAQRKGAGKKISMAMTFPGGTHDLWLRYWLASGGIDPDKDVELITVPPPQMVANMKADTMDAFCVGEPWNDQLVAQQLGYTAVSTGQMWMNHPEKSFAMRADWVAKYPRAAQAITAAIIEAQRWADNPANASQLASTISGRDYLKCPVTDIADRLQGNFTMGDGRKFPNAAFKMKFFAGYASFPYKSHDLWFLTENQRWGKLPMSLDTKGTIAKVNRADIWRKAAASLGGKGPASDSRGVEKFFDGKSFDPSNPKAYLASLAIKRV, from the coding sequence ATGGCTGAGGGGGATAACAGCAACGGCGTCAATCGGCGCGGCCTGCTCAAGACGAGCGGCACCGCAGCGCTTTTCGCGGCGGTGCAACAAGCATTTCCGTCGGGCGCTTTCGCCGCCGGAGCGGGACCGGAAGTCAAGGGCGCGAAGCTGGGCTTCATCGCGCTGACCGACGCCGCGCCGCTGATCATCGCCAAGGAAATGGGCTTTTTCGCCAAACATGGGATGCCCGATGTCGAGGTGCTGAAGCAGGCGAGCTGGGGCGCGACGCGCGACAATCTGGTGCTGGGCGCGGCTGGCGGCGGCATTGACGGCGCGCATATCCTGACGCCCATGCCCTATCTGCTGACCCTGGGCGTGATCGGCAAGGCGACGCCGATGAACATCCTCGCCCGCCTGAACGTCAATGGTCAGGGCATTTCGGTGTCGAAGGAATATCTGGGCGCCAAGGCCGACCTCAACGCCGCGAAGATGAAGGGCGTGATCGCCCAGCGCAAGGGCGCGGGCAAGAAGATCAGCATGGCCATGACCTTCCCCGGCGGCACCCACGACCTGTGGCTGCGCTACTGGCTGGCGTCGGGCGGGATCGACCCGGACAAGGATGTCGAACTGATCACCGTGCCGCCGCCGCAGATGGTCGCGAACATGAAGGCCGACACGATGGACGCCTTCTGCGTCGGCGAACCATGGAACGACCAGCTCGTCGCGCAGCAACTGGGCTATACCGCCGTGTCGACCGGCCAGATGTGGATGAACCACCCGGAAAAAAGCTTCGCCATGCGGGCCGACTGGGTCGCCAAATATCCGCGCGCCGCGCAGGCGATCACCGCCGCCATCATCGAGGCGCAGCGCTGGGCCGACAATCCGGCCAACGCCAGCCAGCTCGCCAGCACGATTTCGGGCCGCGACTATCTGAAATGCCCGGTCACGGACATTGCGGACCGGCTTCAGGGCAATTTCACCATGGGCGACGGTCGCAAATTCCCGAACGCGGCGTTCAAGATGAAGTTCTTCGCCGGCTATGCGTCCTTCCCCTACAAGAGCCACGACCTGTGGTTCCTCACGGAGAATCAGCGCTGGGGCAAACTGCCCATGTCGCTCGACACCAAGGGCACGATCGCCAAGGTCAACCGCGCCGACATCTGGCGCAAGGCCGCCGCATCGCTGGGCGGCAAGGGTCCGGCCAGCGACAGCCGCGGGGTCGAGAAATTCTTCGACGGCAAGAGCTTCGATCCGTCCAACCCCAAAGCCTATCTCGCCAGCCTGGCGATCAAGCGCGTCTGA
- a CDS encoding DMT family protein produces MPTILLLILSNIFMTIAWYWHLKGGMEKPILLVILISWGIALIEYCLAVPANRIGFAHGWSAGQLKIAQEAIALIVFGGFMVTVLGEPLHWRHAAAFLCIMAAVGFLFVGRN; encoded by the coding sequence ATGCCGACGATCCTGCTGCTGATCCTGTCCAACATCTTCATGACCATTGCCTGGTATTGGCATCTGAAGGGCGGGATGGAAAAACCGATCCTGCTGGTCATCCTGATCAGTTGGGGCATCGCCCTGATCGAATATTGCCTGGCTGTCCCCGCCAACCGCATCGGCTTCGCCCATGGCTGGAGCGCGGGGCAACTCAAGATCGCGCAGGAGGCCATCGCCCTCATCGTCTTTGGCGGCTTCATGGTGACGGTACTGGGCGAGCCGCTGCACTGGCGCCATGCCGCCGCCTTCCTGTGCATCATGGCGGCGGTGGGATTTTTGTTCGTCGGCAGGAACTGA
- a CDS encoding peptidyl-prolyl cis-trans isomerase, translating into MLSVFRRLIHSKYGALFAILFVGILGGAFVMGDISSGKYGGGSILGGGGTAAKASGETLSQAELQQQVQRAFENARRSNPALQMNELIAQGGVDQVYDGLVAQLTLKAFAGQQGVHISKRLIDAQIAQIPAFQDATGKFSQDVFRQFLAQQRITEQQLRDDFVATILQRQLLAPVGLGVKLSDSQVLPYASLLLEARQGTVAAIPAIAFLDEKAPTDAQLADFYKQNSGRFTIPEQRRIRYAVIDASRFAQASQPSDAEIGNYYNQNKAAYAAKQSRSVEQLVLPTQAGAKAIADQVKAGKSLTEAAKGAGLEVSALTDQSRDALAASATKAVADAAWAAKQGELVGPVRGSLGWLLLRVTAVKDTPARPLATVREEIVTTLRAQKEKQLLTDFTGKVEDAIANGGTFEEVAKDNGLTLETSPALLATGKQVKDQAYVAPADIQPMIAPIFAMSADDDAQLIPIAADKRYALAAPGEIIAAAPPPLAEVKPLVLAQYKLNAGNAKAKVLAAQIQAKVAKGMKLADAIAQAGVKLPAPQVLGGRRADILRGQQRPPAEVAILFSMAPNTVKTLPIGQDRGYFVVQLNAIKRGDAKGQPELVNQVRTQLADVIGQEYGQQFERAVEKELNVTRNANAVAQVRKALTDSNSGGQ; encoded by the coding sequence ATGCTCTCTGTCTTTCGCCGCCTCATCCATTCCAAATATGGCGCGCTGTTCGCCATCCTGTTCGTCGGCATCCTTGGCGGCGCCTTCGTCATGGGCGACATCAGCAGCGGCAAATATGGCGGCGGATCTATTTTGGGCGGCGGCGGCACGGCCGCCAAGGCCAGCGGTGAGACGCTGAGCCAGGCCGAATTGCAGCAGCAGGTGCAGCGCGCGTTCGAAAACGCCCGGCGGTCCAATCCCGCCTTGCAGATGAACGAGTTGATCGCCCAGGGCGGCGTCGATCAGGTCTATGATGGCCTCGTCGCCCAACTCACGCTCAAGGCCTTTGCCGGCCAGCAGGGCGTGCATATCAGCAAGCGGCTGATCGATGCGCAGATCGCGCAGATTCCGGCCTTCCAGGACGCCACCGGCAAGTTCAGCCAGGATGTTTTCCGCCAGTTCCTGGCGCAGCAGCGCATCACCGAACAGCAGTTGCGCGACGATTTCGTCGCCACGATACTCCAGCGTCAGTTGCTGGCGCCGGTCGGCCTCGGCGTGAAGCTGTCGGACAGCCAGGTGCTGCCCTATGCCTCGCTGCTGCTGGAAGCGCGGCAGGGCACGGTCGCGGCGATTCCCGCCATCGCCTTTCTGGACGAAAAGGCGCCGACCGACGCGCAGCTTGCCGATTTCTACAAGCAGAACAGCGGGCGCTTCACCATCCCCGAACAGCGCCGCATCCGCTACGCCGTGATCGACGCCAGCCGCTTTGCGCAGGCGTCGCAGCCGAGCGACGCGGAAATCGGCAACTATTATAACCAGAACAAGGCGGCCTATGCCGCGAAGCAGAGCCGCAGCGTCGAGCAACTGGTGCTGCCGACGCAGGCGGGCGCCAAGGCGATCGCCGATCAGGTGAAGGCCGGCAAAAGCCTGACCGAAGCGGCCAAAGGCGCGGGTCTGGAAGTGTCCGCCCTGACCGACCAGAGCCGCGATGCGCTGGCCGCTTCGGCGACCAAGGCCGTGGCCGACGCCGCATGGGCGGCGAAGCAGGGCGAACTGGTCGGGCCGGTACGCGGATCGCTGGGCTGGCTGCTGCTGCGCGTGACTGCCGTCAAGGACACCCCCGCCCGTCCGCTGGCGACGGTGCGCGAGGAGATCGTCACGACGCTGCGCGCCCAGAAGGAAAAGCAGTTGCTGACCGACTTCACCGGCAAGGTAGAGGATGCGATCGCCAATGGCGGCACGTTCGAGGAAGTCGCCAAGGATAACGGCCTGACGCTGGAAACCAGCCCGGCACTGCTCGCCACCGGCAAGCAGGTGAAGGATCAGGCCTATGTCGCTCCGGCCGACATTCAGCCGATGATCGCGCCGATCTTTGCGATGAGCGCCGATGATGACGCGCAACTGATCCCGATCGCGGCGGACAAGCGCTATGCGCTGGCCGCGCCGGGCGAGATCATCGCCGCCGCGCCGCCGCCGCTGGCCGAGGTCAAGCCGCTGGTGCTGGCGCAATATAAGCTGAACGCCGGCAATGCGAAGGCGAAGGTGCTGGCCGCACAGATCCAGGCGAAGGTCGCCAAGGGCATGAAACTGGCCGACGCGATCGCGCAGGCCGGGGTCAAGCTGCCCGCGCCGCAGGTGCTGGGCGGCCGCCGCGCCGACATCCTGCGCGGCCAGCAGCGTCCACCGGCCGAGGTCGCCATCCTCTTCTCGATGGCGCCCAATACGGTCAAGACGCTGCCCATCGGCCAGGATCGCGGCTATTTCGTGGTCCAGCTCAACGCAATCAAGCGCGGTGACGCCAAGGGTCAACCCGAACTGGTCAATCAGGTCCGCACCCAGCTCGCCGATGTCATTGGCCAGGAATATGGCCAGCAGTTCGAGCGCGCGGTCGAAAAGGAACTGAACGTGACCCGCAACGCCAATGCCGTGGCACAGGTGCGCAAGGCGCTGACTGACAGCAATAGCGGCGGCCAGTAA
- a CDS encoding ABC transporter ATP-binding protein — translation MKHRSYLALEGVTVEFPTKAGPFCALDSIDLSIEKGQFVALIGHSGCGKSTLLNAVAGLVKPSRGVIFLDGDVVDAPGPDRAVVFQDHSLLPWLTVEENVRLAVDKTAGGKSKAERRDWVMHNLDLVQMAHAAAKRPGELSGGMKQRVGIARAIAMNPRVLLMDEPFGALDALTRAALQDVVMDLQARLNNTVLMITHDVDEAVLLADRVVMMTNGPAARIGEDRPVDLARPRNRLEAIDQPDYADARSAVIHFLHERYRNPATLAA, via the coding sequence ATGAAACATCGCAGCTATCTCGCGCTGGAAGGCGTCACCGTCGAATTTCCGACCAAAGCCGGCCCCTTCTGCGCGCTCGACAGTATCGACCTGTCGATCGAAAAGGGGCAGTTCGTCGCGCTGATCGGCCATTCGGGGTGCGGCAAGTCGACCCTGCTCAACGCCGTCGCCGGGCTGGTCAAGCCCAGCCGGGGCGTCATCTTCCTGGACGGCGACGTGGTCGATGCGCCGGGACCGGATCGGGCCGTCGTGTTCCAGGACCATAGCCTGCTGCCCTGGCTGACGGTGGAGGAGAATGTCCGCCTGGCCGTGGACAAGACCGCCGGCGGCAAGAGCAAGGCCGAGCGCAGGGACTGGGTCATGCACAATCTGGATCTGGTGCAGATGGCCCATGCCGCCGCCAAGCGCCCCGGCGAACTGTCCGGCGGCATGAAGCAGCGGGTCGGCATCGCCCGCGCCATCGCCATGAACCCGCGCGTGCTGTTGATGGACGAACCGTTCGGCGCGCTCGATGCGCTGACCCGCGCCGCGTTGCAGGATGTCGTCATGGATTTGCAGGCGCGGCTCAACAACACCGTGCTGATGATCACCCATGATGTCGATGAAGCCGTGCTGCTGGCCGACCGGGTGGTGATGATGACCAACGGCCCGGCGGCGCGCATCGGCGAGGATCGCCCGGTCGATCTCGCCCGGCCGCGCAACCGGCTGGAGGCGATCGACCAGCCCGATTATGCCGACGCGCGATCCGCCGTCATCCATTTCCTGCACGAGCGCTACCGCAATCCGGCGACGCTCGCCGCCTGA